The nucleotide window ACGTCGAGCGGGCAAGGCAGGAAGTTAACGACGCAGTCAAGCAGGCGCTGAACGCCCTTTTTCTTGAAGGCAGAACCGGGGATCACGCCGGTGAACTTCATCGACACGGTGGCCTTGCGGACAGCGAGCAACAAAGCGTCAGCGGTGATCTCTACGCCATTGAGATAGTTATCTGCGAGAACATCATCGAAGTCGGACGCGGCTTCGATCAGCTTCTCGCGGTATTCCTTGGCCTGAGCGGCGTACTCAGCGGGAATCGGGTGGATCTTCGGATCGAGATCCATGTTCGCGGGATCCTCGAAGTAGTAAGCGAGGTTCTGCACGAGGTCGATGACGCCCGTGAAGTTTTCTTCCTTACCGATCGGAATGAAGAGGGCGTGGGCATTTGCGCCCAGCTTCTCACGCATTTCGGAAATGGCGCGGAAGAAGTCGGCACCGACGCGGTCCATCTTATTGATGAAGGCAACGCGAGGAACTCCGTACTTGTTGGCCTGACGCCAGACCGTCTCGGATTGGGGCTGCACGCCGGCAACGGCGCAAAACACCGAAACCGCACCGTCGAGAACGCGCATCGAACGCTCAACCTCAGCCGTGAAGTCCACGTGGCCGGGGGTGTCGATGATGTTAACGCGCTGCTTGATTCCCTTCCATGGACCGCACGAGGCGTTCCAGGCGCAGGAAATGGCGGCGGCGGTGATCGTGATACCACGCTCACGCTCCTGCTCCATCCAATCGGTCACCGCAGTGCCTTCGTGCACTTCGCCCATCTTATGCACGCTGCCCGAGTAGAACAGAATGCGTTCGCTGGTGGTGGTCTTGCCGGCGTCAATGTGCGCGACAATACCGATGTTACGAGTCCACTCGAGAGGGAAGGGACGGTTCTTGGAGTTAACCGGAGAAACCTTCGACTTGTCGGTGACGATAGAAATGACGGGAGCTTCAGACATGGGTGGTAATGAACTGACGGATTACCAACGGAGGTGGGCGAAGGCGCGATTGGCCTGGGCCATCTTGTGGGTGTCTTCCTTCTTCTTAACAACCGAACCGGTGTTGTTGTAGGCGTCGACAATCTCGGAGGCCAGAGCGTCCTTCATGGGAACACCCTTGCGGCCGGATGCGGCGGTGACGATCCAGCGGAGCGCGAGACTCTCTTGGCGCTCGTAGGAGATTTCCACGGGAACCTGGTAGGTGGCGCCACCAACGCGGCGGCTCTTGACCTCGAGACGAGGACGGGCGTTTTCCAACGCGCCGATCATCAAATCAACGGGATCACCCTTTTCGAGTTTCTCGGAGACCTTCTCAAACGCACCGTAGACGATGCGCTCAGCGGTGTTCTTCTTGCCGTCTTCCATGACGACATTGACGAGATGGGCAACCAGCGTGCTGTTATAACGGATGTCCGGAGCGGCTTGGCGCTTATCGGCTTTGTGACGGCGTGACATGGATATGGTTCTCGGTTAAATTACTTCTTGGGAGCGGCCTTGGCGGCCTTCGGGCGCTTAACACCGTACTTCGAACGGCTGCGGCGGCGTTTTTCAACACCGGTGGCGTCGAGGGTACCACGGACGATGTGGTAACGAACACCAGGCAAGTCCTTCACGCGGCCACCGCGCACGAGCACAATGGAGTGCTCCTGGAGGTTGTGGCCCTCGTCAGGAATATAGGAGATCACTTCGCTACCATTCGTCAGGCGAACCTTGGCGACTTTACGGATAGCGGAGTTCGGCTTCTTAGGGGTGCGGGTCATGACCTGCACGCACACGCCGCGACGGAAGGGGTTGCCTGAGAGCGCGGGGGACTTGGATTTCGCACGAATTTGGCGACGTCCCTTGCGTACGAGTTGGTTGATGGTGGGCATATCGAAGTATGGCTATGAAATGAGAAAAGAGGCGGAAGCTACCAAACCCGAGGTCACCGGCAAGAAGATTTTGGATAAATTGTTGACTCCCCCAAAAATCGCCTCCCGTCCGCCTTCTTTACCCTCCCTTAACCCGCTCCATTGCAAGCTATCTAAGCCCAAATCACCCTGCATTTGATTCCCCTCAGTCACCTATGCTGTTAGCACTGATTTTCGTCCGGTAACCACGGTTTGCAGGTGCATATTAAAACTCCGCGCCTTCGATTTCTCGCCTTTGGCCGAAAAGATCTCCTCCGCGCTTAAACCGCCCCGCTGTATTCCGCCAAAACCGAAACATCCGCCTCCACCGCCTGAAACTCGCGCAACCGCTCGACTCCGCCCATCCTCCGCACCGCCCACACGGCATGGGCCCGCACCACGGGCGACGTGTGACCCGCCAACGCCACCAGCGATTCCAGGCAATCCAACGCACCGGTATTCGCTGCCACAATACAGGCGTTGCGCAACAGACCGGCCAGCTTCACCCGCTTGATGGCCGTGCCCTTGAACACCGCTGCAAATCGCTCCGGCGTCAGCTCCAGAACCTCGTGCAG belongs to Opitutus sp. and includes:
- the rpsG gene encoding 30S ribosomal protein S7, coding for MSRRHKADKRQAAPDIRYNSTLVAHLVNVVMEDGKKNTAERIVYGAFEKVSEKLEKGDPVDLMIGALENARPRLEVKSRRVGGATYQVPVEISYERQESLALRWIVTAASGRKGVPMKDALASEIVDAYNNTGSVVKKKEDTHKMAQANRAFAHLRW
- a CDS encoding 30S ribosomal protein S12; the protein is MPTINQLVRKGRRQIRAKSKSPALSGNPFRRGVCVQVMTRTPKKPNSAIRKVAKVRLTNGSEVISYIPDEGHNLQEHSIVLVRGGRVKDLPGVRYHIVRGTLDATGVEKRRRSRSKYGVKRPKAAKAAPKK